A stretch of the Aegilops tauschii subsp. strangulata cultivar AL8/78 chromosome 4, Aet v6.0, whole genome shotgun sequence genome encodes the following:
- the LOC109741344 gene encoding uncharacterized protein: protein MAATYPMPDPPVLNNYAITQRLDNSATETAGRDKSIGYLDIFVHQARDIHNVCIYQKQDVYAKLSLTSDPQVSCSTKVINGGGQNPVFDEGLRLDVRSVEASLRCEVWMLSRVKNYLEDQLLGFTLVPLSDILLADGNLAQEFSMSSSDLLHSPAGFVHLSLSYVGSSPDVIEISSLNKSASAVTDCGNGSLDPCEIEKMEFPDLNMVNENEMMVSKYFEMDCGSAVKAENCKLPQLDADEPGPEVSKITPKEYPDESPVSCVSTTGSSPELSPMTQSVSEPSETAVAAASSTGSQREKSQGVTTDGEVDSSEAPSKDEVAQPAVISVNLQPRESVVQQDIVDMYMKSMQQFTDSLAKMKLPLDVENSSPSADNVDSSTTEKPSPSPSSKGPRVFYGSRAFF, encoded by the coding sequence ATGGCAGCAACTTACCCTATGCCTGATCCACCGGTGCTGAACAACTATGCTATTACTCAAAGACTCGACAACTCTGCTACCGAGACAGCCGGCAGAGACAAGTCCATAGGCTACCTGGACATCTTCGTCCACCAGGCGCGCGACATCCACAATGTTTGCATCTACCAGAAGCAGGACGTGTATGCAAAACTGAGCCTCACAAGCGACCCACAGGTGTCGTGCTCGACCAAGGTGATCAATGGGGGTGGCCAGAACCCGGTGTTCGACGAGGGTCTACGGCTAGACGTGCGCAGCGTGGAGGCGTCGCTGAGGTGCGAGGTGTGGATGCTGAGCAGGGTGAAGAACTACCTGGAGGACCAGCTTCTCGGCTTCACCCTCGTTCCTCTGTCAGACATCCTTCTGGCCGATGGAAATCTGGCCCAGGAGTTCTCCATGTCGTCCTCCGACCTGCTCCACTCGCCGGCAGGGTTTGTGCACCTGTCCCTGTCTTACGTCGGTAGCTCTCCGGATGTCATCGAGATCTCATCGCTCAATAAGTCGGCGTCGGCGGTCACCGACTGTGGAAATGGCAGCTTGGATCCTTGTGAGATCGAAAAGATGGAGTTCCCAGACTTGAACATGGTGAACGAGAATGAAATGATGGTCTCCAAGTATTTCGAGATGGACTGTGGGAGTGCAGTGAAGGCTGAGAACTGCAAGTTACCACAGCTTGATGCAGATGAGCCTGGTCCTGAGGTCTCCAAGATCACTCCCAAGGAGTATCCTGACGAAAGCCCTGTGAGCTGTGTCTCGACCACAGGCTCCTCCCCGGAGCTCTCCCCCATGACGCAATCGGTCTCTGAGCCGTCCGAGACCGCCGTCGCGGCGGCATCCTCCACCGGAAGCCAGAGGGAGAAGAGCCAGGGTGTTACTACGGATGGCGAGGTCGATTCTTCTGAGGCGCCATCCAAGGATGAGGTTGCCCAGCCTGCAGTGATCAGCGTGAACCTCCAGCCCAGGGAATCAGTTGTCCAGCAGGACATAGTTGACATGTACATGAAGAGCATGCAGCAGTTCACTGACTCCCTTGCGAAGATGAAGCTCCCGCTGGATGTCGAGAACAGTAGTCCCTCGGCTGATAACGTCGACTCGAGTACAACAGAGAAGCCATCGCCATCGCCGTCGTCGAAGGGTCCTAGGGTCTTCTATGGAAGCAGGGCCTTCTTCTaa